A section of the Rossellomorea marisflavi genome encodes:
- the dnaA gene encoding chromosomal replication initiator protein DnaA, translated as MENIGDLWAKALENIEKKISKPSFDTWLKSTKAHSIQGDTLVITAPNEFARDWLEGRYSQLISGVLYDITGEELLIKFIIPQNQEPEEFDIPLPPKKASKDDEHQDLNQNMLNAKYTFDTFVIGSGNRFAHAASLAVAEAPAKAYNPLFIYGGVGLGKTHLMHAIGHYVLEHNPNAKVVYLSSEKFTNEFINSIRDNKAVDFRNKYRNVDVLLIDDIQFLAGKEQTQEEFFHTFNTLHEESKQIVISSDRPPKEIPTLEDRLRSRFEWGLITDITPPDLETRIAILRKKAKAEGLDIPNEAMLYIANQIDSNIRELEGALIRVVAYSSLINKDINADLAAEALKDIIPSSKPRVITIQEIQRVVGEHFNVKLEDFKAKKRTKSIAFPRQIAMYLSREMTDSSLPKIGEEFGGRDHTTVIHAHEKISTLLGADALLQQQLKDIRETLKS; from the coding sequence TTGGAGAATATCGGGGATTTATGGGCAAAGGCCTTAGAAAACATCGAAAAGAAGATCAGCAAGCCCAGTTTTGATACATGGCTCAAATCGACCAAAGCTCATTCGATCCAGGGCGATACACTTGTTATCACTGCACCGAATGAATTTGCCCGCGATTGGCTTGAAGGACGCTACTCGCAGCTCATTTCAGGCGTTCTATATGACATTACCGGCGAAGAGCTGCTGATCAAGTTCATCATTCCTCAGAATCAAGAACCCGAGGAATTCGATATACCGCTTCCGCCAAAGAAGGCTTCGAAGGATGATGAGCATCAGGATCTCAACCAGAACATGCTCAATGCGAAATACACATTCGACACATTTGTCATCGGATCAGGCAATCGCTTTGCCCATGCCGCTTCACTCGCAGTAGCAGAAGCCCCGGCAAAAGCGTACAATCCACTCTTTATCTATGGGGGCGTAGGACTGGGAAAAACCCACTTGATGCACGCCATCGGTCACTATGTACTCGAACATAACCCTAATGCGAAGGTTGTTTATTTATCTTCCGAGAAATTCACGAATGAGTTCATCAATTCCATCCGGGACAATAAGGCCGTCGATTTCCGCAATAAATATCGAAATGTCGACGTGCTTCTCATTGATGATATTCAGTTCCTGGCGGGAAAAGAACAAACGCAGGAAGAGTTCTTCCATACATTCAACACGCTCCATGAAGAAAGCAAACAGATCGTCATCTCCAGCGACCGGCCTCCTAAAGAGATCCCGACGCTTGAAGACAGGCTCCGTTCCCGATTCGAATGGGGGCTGATCACGGATATCACGCCTCCTGACCTTGAGACGAGGATTGCGATCCTTCGTAAAAAAGCGAAAGCGGAAGGCCTCGATATCCCGAATGAAGCGATGCTGTACATTGCCAATCAGATCGATTCCAATATCCGTGAGCTTGAAGGGGCCTTGATTCGTGTCGTGGCGTATTCATCTCTCATCAATAAAGATATCAATGCGGATCTTGCTGCAGAGGCTTTGAAAGACATCATCCCGAGCTCAAAGCCCCGCGTGATCACCATCCAGGAAATCCAGCGTGTCGTCGGGGAGCATTTCAATGTGAAGCTCGAAGATTTCAAAGCGAAGAAGCGTACGAAGTCGATTGCGTTCCCACGGCAGATTGCCATGTACCTGTCCCGTGAAATGACCGATTCTTCTTTGCCAAAGATCGGGGAAGAATTCGGAGGACGGGATCACACCACCGTCATCCACGCCCATGAGAAGATCAGTACGCTCCTCGGGGCCGATGCTCTGCTTCAACAACAGCTGAAAGATATCCGTGAAACGCTGAAAAGCTGA
- the dnaN gene encoding DNA polymerase III subunit beta: MKFVIQRDKLVQSVQDVMKAVTSRTTIPILTGIKIIATEDGVTLTGSDSDISIESFIPNEEEGKEIVEIMQPGGIVLQAKFFSEIVKKLPRDTVEMEVLNHFQTVIRSGQAEFNLNGLDPEEYPHLPQIEEGNGIKVSTDLLKTMIRQTVFAVSTSETRPILTGVNCQVADGSLSCIATDSHRLAMRKAPIETNHDAAYNIVIPGKSLNELNKILDDTDEPVEIVITENQVLFKAKHLLFFSRLLEGNYPDTTRLIPTDTKTGITLNTKEFLQAIDRASLLAREGRNNVVKLSTLEGGMIEISSNTPEIGKVIEQVQSQSIEGEELKISFSAKYMMDALKAIEGTEIHVNFTGAMRPFVLRPLHDDSILQLILPVRTY; encoded by the coding sequence ATGAAATTTGTTATCCAGAGGGATAAACTCGTGCAAAGCGTCCAAGATGTCATGAAAGCCGTGACATCAAGAACAACGATTCCGATTTTGACAGGAATCAAGATCATTGCGACAGAAGACGGTGTTACGCTGACTGGAAGCGACTCCGATATATCGATTGAATCGTTCATCCCGAATGAAGAAGAAGGAAAAGAGATTGTCGAAATCATGCAGCCTGGGGGAATTGTCCTTCAAGCGAAGTTCTTCAGTGAAATCGTCAAGAAGCTTCCAAGAGATACAGTGGAGATGGAAGTGTTGAATCATTTCCAAACGGTCATCCGCTCCGGTCAGGCCGAGTTCAATCTGAATGGTCTTGATCCAGAAGAATATCCGCATCTTCCTCAGATCGAAGAAGGGAACGGGATCAAAGTATCGACAGACCTTCTGAAGACAATGATCCGTCAGACTGTATTCGCAGTGTCCACCTCAGAAACACGCCCGATCTTGACAGGTGTAAACTGTCAGGTTGCTGATGGTTCATTGAGCTGTATTGCAACAGATAGCCACAGGCTCGCCATGAGGAAAGCGCCGATCGAAACGAATCACGATGCAGCATACAATATCGTCATTCCTGGTAAGAGTCTCAACGAACTGAATAAGATCCTTGATGATACGGATGAGCCTGTCGAAATCGTCATCACGGAGAATCAGGTCCTGTTCAAGGCGAAACATCTATTGTTCTTCTCAAGGCTGCTTGAGGGTAACTATCCAGATACGACGCGCCTGATCCCGACAGATACGAAAACCGGAATCACCCTCAATACGAAAGAGTTCTTGCAGGCCATCGACCGTGCCTCCCTCCTCGCAAGGGAAGGAAGAAATAATGTGGTCAAGCTTTCGACCCTTGAAGGCGGCATGATTGAGATCTCTTCCAATACGCCTGAGATCGGGAAGGTCATCGAGCAGGTTCAAAGTCAATCCATCGAGGGAGAAGAGCTCAAGATCTCCTTCAGTGCCAAATATATGATGGACGCCCTGAAAGCCATCGAAGGAACGGAAATCCATGTGAATTTCACAGGAGCGATGAGACCATTCGTTCTTCGCCCGCTTCATGATGATTCCATCCTTCAATTGATCCTGCCGGTCCGTACGTACTGA
- the yaaA gene encoding S4 domain-containing protein YaaA encodes MAQPIKIETEIITLGQFLKLAEVIQSGGMAKWFLSEYEVYVNGEQDQRRGRKLAVGDTVEIPEVGTFVVTGE; translated from the coding sequence GTGGCACAACCAATCAAGATCGAGACGGAAATCATCACGCTAGGACAATTTCTCAAGCTTGCCGAAGTCATCCAATCGGGCGGCATGGCGAAATGGTTCCTGAGTGAGTATGAAGTATATGTGAATGGTGAACAGGATCAACGAAGGGGCAGGAAACTGGCGGTAGGAGATACCGTTGAAATCCCTGAAGTGGGGACGTTTGTTGTTACCGGAGAATAA